From Anaerolineales bacterium, a single genomic window includes:
- a CDS encoding GAF domain-containing protein → MRLIRRRQNAAPPSDVLENLSILLAECRTSAAKGPIIARSMDLIQDLAPSDSLLLLGYPFGKDAAQVLHSLGSWSSLGGAQIEFFRRPESAGAECRVHGIPVAEVLRRVEVAPHHLREFPLCAGKRAVGALWIGRGREPQEDYSPEEVRICGIIADILGLALSQLGIHNRLERQYAQLASFRTVERAIASSMDLNVTLNVFLDQTMTQLEADAAAILLLDPPGRDLTLAAARGFRKENRPHSRIRLDHALALQAGLERKTASLEFSRPDDPARLAQPLMRDEDFYSWHAAPLIAHGQVRGILEVFRRSPAAPDPDRQELLELLAVQGAIAINSTESLGALQRIRSVLDLTCDSAIEGWSRAVDLHARDAEGHGKRVAELSARTAEHMGIPPDQILAIRRGALLHDIGKIGIPDRILWKPEPLTEEEWSVMRLHPKYAEHLLEPIEFLRPALDIPKYHHERWDGSGYPYGLAGTGIPLAARIFSVIDVWDSMQARRPFRDPRSEAETVVYLRQSAGRQFDPEAVGAFLEVLKENGL, encoded by the coding sequence ATGCGCCTGATTCGTCGCCGCCAGAACGCCGCTCCTCCCTCAGACGTGTTGGAAAATTTATCGATTCTCCTCGCCGAGTGCCGCACCTCCGCGGCCAAAGGGCCGATCATCGCCCGGTCCATGGATCTGATCCAGGATCTGGCGCCCTCGGATTCGCTGTTGTTGCTCGGGTATCCTTTCGGGAAAGACGCCGCACAGGTCCTGCATTCCCTCGGGAGCTGGTCCTCCCTTGGCGGGGCCCAAATCGAATTCTTCAGAAGGCCGGAAAGCGCCGGCGCCGAATGCCGCGTCCACGGAATCCCCGTCGCCGAAGTCCTCCGCAGGGTGGAGGTGGCGCCGCACCACCTCCGGGAATTCCCCCTATGCGCCGGCAAACGTGCCGTCGGCGCGCTCTGGATCGGACGCGGACGGGAGCCGCAGGAGGATTACTCACCGGAGGAGGTCCGGATCTGCGGCATAATCGCGGACATCCTCGGTCTCGCCCTATCGCAACTCGGAATCCACAACCGTCTGGAGCGGCAGTACGCGCAATTGGCATCCTTCCGCACCGTCGAGCGCGCCATCGCCAGCAGCATGGACCTGAACGTCACGTTGAACGTCTTTTTGGATCAGACGATGACCCAACTCGAAGCGGACGCCGCTGCGATCCTTTTGCTGGACCCGCCGGGGCGCGATTTGACCCTGGCCGCCGCCCGCGGTTTTCGGAAAGAAAACCGCCCCCATTCCCGGATCCGTCTGGACCATGCCCTGGCGCTGCAAGCCGGATTGGAGCGGAAAACAGCCTCGCTGGAGTTTTCCCGTCCGGATGACCCCGCCCGCCTTGCCCAACCGCTGATGCGCGATGAAGATTTCTACAGCTGGCATGCCGCTCCGCTGATCGCCCATGGGCAGGTCCGGGGGATATTGGAAGTGTTCCGGCGCTCGCCTGCCGCTCCGGATCCGGATCGGCAGGAGTTGCTCGAATTGCTGGCGGTGCAGGGGGCGATCGCAATCAACAGCACGGAATCCCTCGGCGCCCTGCAGCGCATCCGCTCGGTCTTGGACCTGACCTGCGATTCCGCCATCGAAGGCTGGTCCCGGGCGGTCGACCTTCACGCCCGGGATGCGGAGGGCCACGGGAAGCGGGTTGCCGAGCTGTCCGCCCGCACCGCGGAGCATATGGGGATTCCGCCGGATCAGATTCTGGCGATCCGGAGAGGCGCACTGCTCCACGACATCGGCAAGATCGGCATTCCGGACCGGATCCTGTGGAAGCCCGAACCGCTGACGGAGGAAGAATGGTCGGTGATGCGCCTGCATCCGAAATACGCGGAGCATTTGCTCGAGCCGATCGAATTCCTGCGGCCGGCGCTTGACATTCCCAAATATCATCACGAGCGCTGGGACGGCAGCGGTTATCCGTACGGCTTGGCGGGAACCGGCATCCCCCTGGCGGCGAGGATCTTCTCGGTCATCGACGTGTGGGATTCGATGCAGGCCCGGCGTCCGTTCCGCGATCCCCGGAGTGAAGCCGAAACGGTGGTGTATCTGCGCCAATCCGCCGGTCGGCAATTCGATCCCGAGGCCGTCGGCGCGTTCCTGGAAGTGCTCAAGGAGAACGGCCTGTAG
- a CDS encoding TrkA family potassium uptake protein: MNVIIVGGGKVGSHLAEILLQGGHTVRVVDGRPEVFRRLQEELPEGTAVFGEMSSPSTLEKAGIGSAGVLAAVTDQDDANLVITTLAKFEFRVPRVISRVNNPKNGWLFTPDMGVDVAISQADMMARLIAEEMSLGDMMTLIKLRKGAFSLVEEKIHPESEAHGKAIRDLGLPKECVLVAIIRKGDLILPHGETVLKESDEVLAVVHRSKLEVLAGKLGKQL; this comes from the coding sequence ATGAACGTCATCATCGTCGGCGGAGGAAAGGTCGGCTCCCACCTGGCGGAGATCCTCCTTCAGGGCGGGCACACCGTCCGCGTCGTGGACGGCCGGCCGGAGGTGTTCAGAAGGCTGCAGGAAGAACTGCCGGAGGGAACGGCCGTCTTCGGGGAGATGAGCTCCCCGTCCACGCTGGAGAAGGCAGGCATCGGATCCGCGGGAGTGCTGGCGGCCGTGACCGATCAGGACGACGCCAACTTGGTGATCACCACCCTGGCGAAGTTCGAATTCCGGGTGCCCAGGGTGATCTCGCGCGTGAACAACCCCAAGAATGGCTGGCTGTTCACCCCGGACATGGGCGTGGACGTGGCGATCAGCCAAGCCGACATGATGGCCCGGCTGATCGCCGAGGAAATGTCCCTGGGCGACATGATGACGTTGATCAAACTGCGGAAAGGCGCTTTTTCGCTGGTGGAGGAGAAAATCCATCCGGAATCCGAAGCTCACGGAAAAGCCATCCGGGATTTGGGACTGCCCAAAGAATGCGTCCTGGTGGCGATCATCCGCAAAGGCGATCTGATTCTTCCGCACGGGGAGACTGTGCTCAAGGAATCCGACGAGGTGCTGGCCGTCGTCCATCGATCGAAACTAGAGGTCCTGGCCGGAAAATTGGGGAAGCAACTCTAA
- a CDS encoding NAD-binding protein has translation MKTIIMGCGRVGAEVSRLMSAEGHDITVIDCDEHVRDRLGSEFRGKIVIGVGFYRDVLIRAGIERADAFAATSDSDNANIVAARIARNIFHVPRVVARLFDLRRAEIYRRLGLSTISSTAWGAERIREVLTHSELDARGSYGNGEVTLFTLEASPPLIGRTVNAVVVPGEISVVAVTRQDKAFLPVLGTEIREGDLIHYAVLAASMDRFEQLLGIGEGGQR, from the coding sequence ATGAAAACAATCATCATGGGATGCGGGCGCGTAGGCGCGGAAGTCAGCCGGCTGATGTCGGCGGAAGGGCACGACATCACCGTGATCGACTGCGACGAGCACGTCCGCGATCGTCTGGGATCGGAATTCCGCGGGAAGATCGTGATCGGAGTGGGGTTCTACCGCGACGTGCTGATCCGCGCCGGGATCGAACGGGCGGACGCCTTCGCCGCCACCAGCGATTCCGACAACGCCAACATCGTCGCGGCGCGGATCGCCCGCAACATCTTCCACGTGCCGCGGGTCGTGGCTCGGTTGTTCGACCTGCGGCGGGCGGAGATCTACCGCCGGCTCGGACTCAGCACCATTTCCTCCACCGCCTGGGGCGCCGAGCGGATCCGTGAGGTCCTGACCCATTCCGAATTGGACGCCCGCGGCTCCTACGGCAACGGGGAGGTGACCCTCTTCACCCTCGAAGCTTCGCCTCCGCTGATCGGACGGACGGTCAACGCCGTCGTCGTCCCCGGAGAGATCTCGGTCGTCGCCGTCACCCGGCAGGACAAAGCCTTCCTCCCGGTGTTGGGGACGGAGATCCGCGAAGGCGACCTGATCCACTACGCCGTCCTGGCCGCATCCATGGACCGATTTGAACAGCTGCTCGGGATCGGGGAAGGAGGTCAGCGATGA